In Mastigocladopsis repens PCC 10914, a single window of DNA contains:
- a CDS encoding metallophosphoesterase family protein, giving the protein MTWTSLQERINQLPLILAGPILRRTEPNAVTVWLALKESRNVTLEIFDTHKKRLFSGSRQTTQFGTHLHIVAVTAKTSSNILLYGDNYLYNLYFGYGETLHQPGVLTPEGSIKNITYPQYELPSFALVPSHLNDVRIIHGSCRKPHGESLDALVAVDKMIKEALEQDPKKRPHQLFLTGDQIYVDDVADALLFMLMDASQTLLGWTERLPDVKNVEELNPGKRNNLATHTAGFTASLSKINTISNLAKSHLFTLGEFLTMYLFAWSDVLWTKPEDFPTFEDVHPDAPRFGRGRTSFREDVGYLQDFQATLKDVRRALANIPTYMIFDDHEITDDWFLNVAWCDRTLNKPLGRRVLQNALLAYAVCQAWGNTPEQFEQGKPGDALLKAAEAWSTSFGITAQHEQEITLRVGLPSLTDIRTSHPRRVTYQEGSLKWHYTVTGPEYEVLVLDTRTWRAFPGQDFDFPALLSVEGCDEQISKVVRPENAKVTLVISPGPVIGLPFLEAVQKIAKSVTEKLGCAAWGFDPEAWGLEETAIERLFARLALRALPAQKSRVIILSGDVHYSFAARLQYLAIRPFQSSHYVETLDAASLQLVVAQFTSSSLKNEAKGLGGSRSLHTKGFVPFRIIKYIPTIEILGWENKGGKELEIGVFYTLVDNTVQHLPWRLKGSPAKVNLVQERDCFRALQITKKPEWWYRIDFLLAKSEKINQLRSSHPVQSYSVKAPLPGQDRKPLLEQYLAMAKNYRDYIGKKGQGKEVVGLNNIGEITFELVNGKEIAVQTLWWRLESCQKGKLLEPFPLTRTEVSLVFDDQNYPMDEVLREVKP; this is encoded by the coding sequence ATGACATGGACATCTCTACAAGAACGAATTAATCAGCTGCCACTTATTCTTGCAGGACCAATTCTCAGACGCACTGAACCTAATGCAGTAACTGTATGGTTAGCCTTGAAAGAAAGCCGTAATGTTACTTTAGAAATATTTGATACTCACAAAAAAAGACTATTTAGTGGTAGTAGACAAACGACTCAATTTGGTACTCACTTGCATATAGTTGCTGTCACTGCTAAAACTTCATCAAATATACTTTTATATGGCGATAATTATCTTTACAACTTATATTTTGGTTATGGAGAAACGCTGCATCAACCTGGTGTATTAACTCCAGAAGGGTCAATTAAAAACATTACATATCCTCAATACGAGTTGCCTAGTTTTGCACTTGTGCCTAGTCATTTAAATGATGTGCGAATCATTCACGGTTCTTGTCGCAAGCCTCATGGTGAAAGTCTTGATGCACTGGTGGCAGTAGATAAAATGATTAAAGAAGCGCTAGAACAAGACCCAAAAAAACGACCGCATCAACTCTTCCTCACAGGCGATCAAATCTATGTAGATGATGTGGCAGATGCCTTACTTTTCATGTTAATGGATGCTAGTCAAACTCTTTTGGGATGGACGGAAAGATTACCAGATGTCAAAAATGTTGAGGAGTTAAATCCAGGAAAGCGGAACAATTTAGCAACACATACTGCTGGGTTTACGGCAAGTCTGAGCAAAATTAACACGATTTCCAATCTTGCCAAAAGTCATTTATTCACATTAGGTGAATTCTTGACAATGTATTTATTTGCTTGGAGTGATGTGCTGTGGACTAAACCCGAAGATTTCCCAACATTTGAAGATGTTCATCCCGATGCACCCAGATTTGGAAGAGGTCGAACTTCATTTAGAGAAGACGTTGGCTATTTACAAGATTTTCAGGCAACACTTAAGGATGTTCGGCGTGCATTAGCAAATATTCCTACATACATGATATTTGATGATCATGAAATTACTGATGATTGGTTTTTAAATGTGGCGTGGTGCGATCGCACCCTCAATAAACCTCTTGGTAGGCGGGTACTGCAAAATGCTTTACTTGCCTATGCTGTCTGCCAAGCTTGGGGAAACACACCAGAACAGTTTGAACAAGGCAAACCAGGAGATGCACTCCTCAAAGCAGCCGAGGCGTGGTCAACTTCCTTTGGGATAACCGCACAACACGAACAAGAAATTACTTTGCGCGTTGGTTTGCCATCCCTAACAGATATTAGAACAAGTCATCCTAGACGAGTTACCTATCAAGAAGGTTCTTTGAAATGGCACTATACTGTAACTGGTCCAGAATATGAAGTTTTAGTTCTAGACACACGCACTTGGCGGGCATTCCCAGGTCAGGACTTTGATTTTCCTGCACTTTTAAGCGTTGAAGGTTGCGATGAACAAATATCAAAAGTCGTTCGTCCAGAAAATGCAAAGGTAACTTTGGTGATATCACCCGGTCCAGTCATTGGCTTACCCTTTTTAGAAGCCGTACAAAAAATAGCTAAAAGTGTCACAGAAAAACTAGGGTGTGCTGCTTGGGGTTTCGACCCAGAAGCTTGGGGTTTAGAAGAAACAGCAATTGAAAGGCTGTTTGCCAGACTAGCACTACGGGCGTTACCTGCCCAAAAAAGCCGTGTCATTATCTTATCTGGTGATGTTCACTACAGTTTTGCAGCTCGCTTGCAATACTTGGCAATACGTCCTTTCCAAAGTTCTCACTATGTAGAGACGCTGGATGCAGCATCTCTACAATTAGTTGTTGCCCAATTTACTAGCAGTTCGCTTAAGAATGAAGCCAAAGGATTAGGTGGTAGTCGTTCATTACACACCAAGGGTTTTGTTCCTTTTAGGATTATCAAATATATACCAACAATAGAGATTTTAGGGTGGGAGAACAAAGGAGGGAAGGAACTAGAAATTGGTGTTTTTTACACTCTTGTAGACAACACAGTTCAACATCTTCCTTGGAGGCTTAAAGGTAGTCCAGCCAAAGTAAATTTAGTGCAAGAGCGCGATTGCTTTAGAGCATTACAAATCACCAAAAAACCTGAATGGTGGTATCGAATTGACTTTTTGTTAGCCAAATCGGAAAAAATTAATCAACTGCGAAGCTCTCATCCTGTCCAATCATATTCTGTCAAAGCGCCTCTACCAGGACAAGACCGCAAGCCGCTTTTGGAACAATACCTGGCAATGGCAAAAAACTATCGAGATTATATAGGTAAAAAAGGACAAGGTAAAGAAGTTGTAGGATTAAATAACATAGGTGAAATCACTTTTGAGTTAGTGAATGGTAAAGAAATCGCTGTGCAAACTCTTTGGTGGCGGCTGGAAAGCTGCCAGAAAGGCAAGCTATTGGAACCTTTCCCATTAACGAGAACTGAAGTCTCACTAGTATTTGATGACCAAAACTATCCAATGGATGAAGTGCTAAGAGAAGTTAAACCATGA